In Actinoplanes octamycinicus, the genomic window ACGTGCTCGCCGGCGAGTCGTTGATCACGGGGTCGCCCCGAGGGCGCCGGATCGCCACCCCCGCTGACTAATGTTGTACCGGTCAGTAACAGCGGGCCGGTTAGGCGGGAGTGCGGATGCGGTACGTCGCGATCGGGGACAGCTTCACCGAGGGGATGGGCGACACCCAGCCGGACGGCAGCGAGCGGGGCTGGGCCGACCTGGTCGCCGCCGGTCTGGCCGCCGGCCTCGGCGAGCCGATCCAGTACGCGAACATGGCGATCCGCGGCCGGCTGCTCCGCCCGATCGTCACCGAGCAGCTGGACGCGGCGCTCGCCCTCGACCCGAAACCGACGCTGCTCTCGCTCAACGGCGGCGGCAACGACATGATGCGGCCCGGCGGCGACCTGAAAACCCTGGTCGCGATGACCGAGCAGGCGATCCGGCGGTGCCTGGACAACGGGGTGCGGGTGCTGCTGCTCTCCGGCGCCGACCCGTCCGCGCGGCTGCCGCTCGGCGGCTCGATGCGGCGCAAGGGGGAGGCGCTGACCGCCGCCTGCGCGCCGTTCGCCAAG contains:
- a CDS encoding SGNH/GDSL hydrolase family protein, whose amino-acid sequence is MRYVAIGDSFTEGMGDTQPDGSERGWADLVAAGLAAGLGEPIQYANMAIRGRLLRPIVTEQLDAALALDPKPTLLSLNGGGNDMMRPGGDLKTLVAMTEQAIRRCLDNGVRVLLLSGADPSARLPLGGSMRRKGEALTAACAPFAKSYDLTFVDVFHDKEIQRAGYWSADRLHLNANGHRRVASLVLTALGHPTPAHVIDPGPGAPGGLLAEARYYREHVLPWVQRRLRGQSSGDNRTGKYTNWISVPATQPA